Proteins from a single region of Terriglobales bacterium:
- a CDS encoding response regulator, translated as MLIVDDEVNVAFTLQMVFESEGYEVTVAHSCAQALKKLADGRNFDVVMTDLNMEKEDIGLDVARAAQRLKPKPVIVICTGYASVSNLGSALDLRVDYVATKPADLPELLGALRRLMALRTNARSTSPR; from the coding sequence ATGCTCATTGTGGATGATGAGGTTAATGTGGCTTTCACCCTGCAGATGGTGTTTGAAAGCGAGGGTTATGAGGTCACAGTTGCCCATAGTTGCGCTCAAGCGCTTAAGAAACTTGCTGATGGGCGCAATTTTGATGTGGTCATGACCGATTTGAATATGGAGAAGGAAGACATTGGATTGGATGTGGCCCGCGCAGCCCAGCGCCTTAAACCGAAGCCGGTCATCGTGATTTGTACCGGCTACGCAAGCGTCTCAAACCTGGGTTCGGCATTAGATCTGCGCGTGGACTATGTTGCCACCAAACCCGCCGATCTGCCGGAATTGCTGGGGGCACTCAGGAGACTCATGGCGCTTCGGACTAACGCAAGGAGTACTAGCCCGAGATGA
- a CDS encoding aspartate aminotransferase family protein, with the protein MSSQTAVESATTARLTREEINRKQKEFIFPSVTNYYADPVPMDHGSMQHVWDVDGRKYLDFFGGIVTVSVGHCNPRVTSRMKAQIDKLQHVSTCFPNEPMVTLAEKLAQITPGQLKKSFFTNSGTEANETAVESARMHTGNFEIVALRHGYSGRSSLARALTGINTWRRGTIQVGIVHAMNPYCYRCPLGLKYPDCNIACVRDLEQVIQTSTSGQIAAFLAEPIQGVAGFVTPPKEYFKMAFNIVKQYGGDFIADEVQTGWGRTGHKWFGIEHWEVEPDIITSAKSMGNGHPIGLTIARPEIADSFQGLSISTFGGNPVTCVTAKAVIDVIEEDDLRTNAAVVGGYFRQKLEELQEQHMLIGEVRGMGLMQAMELVEDRNSKKPASAATNAFMEETRKRGLLVGKGGMWGNVIRMSPPLNISKQDVDEAVRLLDESFIALEKSAR; encoded by the coding sequence ATGAGCTCTCAGACTGCCGTGGAGTCCGCCACCACCGCCCGCTTAACCCGGGAAGAAATCAATCGCAAGCAGAAAGAATTCATTTTTCCATCGGTGACGAACTATTACGCCGATCCGGTCCCCATGGACCACGGCAGCATGCAGCACGTTTGGGACGTTGACGGGCGCAAGTACCTCGACTTTTTCGGCGGCATTGTGACCGTGAGCGTCGGTCACTGCAATCCTCGCGTCACCTCGCGGATGAAAGCACAGATTGACAAGCTGCAACACGTCTCAACCTGCTTTCCTAACGAGCCGATGGTCACGCTTGCCGAGAAGTTGGCGCAGATTACACCGGGCCAACTGAAAAAATCGTTCTTTACTAACAGTGGTACTGAGGCGAACGAAACTGCGGTGGAGTCCGCCCGCATGCACACTGGCAATTTTGAAATTGTTGCGCTGCGTCACGGGTACAGCGGCCGGTCTTCGCTTGCCCGCGCCCTCACGGGAATCAATACCTGGCGGCGCGGGACGATCCAGGTGGGAATCGTACATGCGATGAATCCGTACTGCTACCGCTGCCCTCTTGGACTTAAGTATCCGGACTGCAACATCGCGTGCGTGCGGGATTTGGAGCAGGTGATTCAAACTTCGACCTCGGGGCAGATTGCCGCATTTCTGGCCGAGCCCATCCAGGGCGTCGCCGGTTTTGTGACCCCTCCCAAGGAATACTTCAAGATGGCGTTCAATATCGTGAAGCAGTATGGCGGCGACTTTATTGCGGACGAAGTCCAAACCGGATGGGGTCGCACCGGCCACAAGTGGTTCGGTATCGAACACTGGGAAGTTGAGCCCGATATCATCACTTCGGCAAAAAGTATGGGAAACGGCCACCCCATAGGGCTGACGATTGCCCGACCAGAAATCGCCGATTCATTCCAGGGCTTAAGCATCTCGACCTTCGGCGGCAATCCCGTGACCTGTGTGACCGCAAAGGCGGTGATTGATGTGATCGAAGAAGATGATCTTCGAACCAACGCCGCTGTGGTTGGCGGCTACTTCCGCCAAAAGTTGGAAGAGTTGCAAGAGCAGCACATGCTCATCGGCGAAGTGCGTGGCATGGGCTTGATGCAGGCCATGGAGCTGGTTGAGGACCGGAACTCAAAGAAACCTGCCTCCGCTGCGACCAATGCTTTCATGGAAGAAACCCGGAAACGCGGCCTGCTTGTTGGCAAAGGAGGCATGTGGGGAAATGTGATTCGCATGTCCCCACCGCTGAACATCAGCAAACAAGACGTAGACGAGGCAGTGCGACTGCTGGATGAGAGTTTCATTGCACTGGAAAAGAGCGCCCGTTAA
- a CDS encoding PASTA domain-containing protein encodes MRNVFRLLSLAMVLLIVALLSAVVTIAFSVHGREVTVPKLVGLTPSEATRLATGNGLGLVVERHFYSPDVPQGKIISQLPQAGTLVRHGWEVRVADSLGPQRVVIPNVVGQSGRIAQVNITQRGLQLEEQAIARISDAPSDQVVAQSPAANASGVSVPKMSILVAAPAEPPAFVMPDFIGQPLQAVKLEVESAGMHVGTVTLQTMPTTSSTGPVIPGTIVGQNPSPGQKITAGAVIDFEISR; translated from the coding sequence ATGAGAAATGTCTTCAGGCTGCTCTCGCTGGCCATGGTTCTATTGATTGTGGCCTTGCTATCCGCGGTCGTAACCATTGCTTTTTCGGTCCACGGCCGTGAGGTTACGGTTCCCAAGTTGGTGGGGCTCACGCCCTCAGAAGCGACCCGCCTGGCCACGGGCAATGGCCTGGGTCTTGTGGTGGAGCGGCACTTCTACAGTCCCGATGTCCCACAGGGAAAAATCATTTCGCAATTGCCGCAGGCGGGCACGCTGGTTCGCCACGGGTGGGAGGTGCGGGTGGCCGACAGCCTGGGGCCGCAACGGGTTGTGATCCCAAACGTGGTTGGACAGAGCGGGCGGATAGCGCAGGTGAACATCACTCAGCGAGGATTGCAGTTGGAAGAACAGGCCATAGCTCGCATCTCCGACGCGCCCTCAGATCAGGTGGTCGCACAAAGTCCGGCTGCAAATGCGAGCGGCGTCTCGGTGCCGAAGATGAGCATCTTGGTTGCGGCGCCGGCAGAGCCGCCCGCCTTTGTGATGCCAGACTTCATCGGTCAACCTTTGCAGGCGGTCAAGCTGGAGGTGGAATCGGCGGGAATGCACGTAGGAACGGTTACCCTGCAAACAATGCCGACCACATCCAGCACAGGTCCGGTAATCCCCGGGACGATCGTGGGACAAAATCCGTCGCCGGGACAGAAAATTACCGCCGGCGCAGTGATAGACTTCGAAATCTCCCGCTAA